Proteins from a genomic interval of Mesobacillus sp. S13:
- a CDS encoding helix-turn-helix domain-containing protein has product MAKYSERFKLMLVKEYQGGTYGYDTLASKYGMSSSSPIKRWVKIYEKFGMEGLMRKLQKKVYPVQFKLDVLSFMTRTGFSETETALHFGLTNPPIIASWKKAFNEGGAEALENPKGRPPMSDKAKKRKNKQTDEKEETKEQKLERENELLRLEVEYLKKLRAFQMDPDGYLEKHKQRYHSNSKKRTD; this is encoded by the coding sequence ATGGCTAAATATAGTGAGCGATTTAAGTTGATGCTAGTGAAGGAATATCAGGGAGGTACTTATGGTTATGACACACTGGCAAGTAAGTATGGCATGTCAAGCAGTTCACCAATTAAGAGATGGGTGAAGATCTATGAAAAGTTCGGAATGGAAGGTCTAATGAGGAAACTTCAAAAGAAGGTTTATCCTGTTCAATTTAAGTTGGATGTATTAAGCTTTATGACAAGAACAGGTTTTTCAGAAACGGAAACAGCCCTTCATTTTGGTTTAACTAACCCTCCAATCATAGCTTCATGGAAAAAAGCTTTTAATGAAGGTGGTGCTGAAGCCTTAGAAAACCCGAAAGGACGACCACCTATGTCTGATAAAGCTAAGAAAAGAAAAAATAAACAAACAGACGAAAAAGAAGAGACAAAGGAACAAAAGTTAGAAAGAGAAAATGAACTTCTTCGTCTTGAGGTAGAATATCTAAAAAAGTTGCGAGCTTTTCAGATGGATCCGGACGGCTATCTCGAAAAGCACAAGCAGCGTTATCATTCGAACTCAAAGAAACGTACAGATTAA
- a CDS encoding alpha/beta hydrolase family protein has product MKNDGQIISAYKFPSPNPAVELELVTYYASGLRVKGLLAKPVDGSGTEGFLYLRGGIKNVGKVRPARIAQFASEGFTVFAPFYRGNQGGEGDEDFGGDDRVDAFAGFELLQSLPWVTRIHVFGFSRGGLMALLTAIKFPETASVVTWGGVTDMFLTYVERKDLRRMMKRVIGGSPKKVPGRYKFRTPLYDMENLKAPVLLIHGRNDHNVSVEHSYRIEKRLKELGTPVESWYFDDYTHYFPPVMNRKIVDDLTNWMKSRQQQ; this is encoded by the coding sequence TTGAAAAATGACGGGCAAATAATCTCAGCTTATAAATTTCCTTCCCCCAATCCGGCTGTCGAGCTGGAGTTGGTCACCTATTATGCAAGCGGCCTGAGGGTCAAGGGTCTTCTGGCTAAACCTGTTGATGGTAGTGGGACAGAAGGATTTTTGTATCTGCGCGGTGGTATTAAAAATGTAGGAAAGGTACGACCTGCCCGGATTGCACAATTTGCGTCAGAAGGCTTCACGGTTTTTGCACCTTTTTATCGGGGGAACCAGGGAGGAGAAGGGGATGAGGACTTTGGCGGCGACGACCGAGTCGATGCCTTTGCCGGATTCGAACTGCTTCAATCCTTGCCATGGGTTACTAGGATTCATGTTTTCGGGTTTTCACGCGGCGGTTTGATGGCATTGCTGACCGCCATTAAATTTCCAGAAACAGCGTCTGTTGTTACCTGGGGAGGGGTAACGGATATGTTTTTAACGTATGTAGAGAGAAAGGACCTGCGCAGGATGATGAAAAGAGTGATAGGCGGGTCGCCGAAAAAGGTACCAGGCAGGTATAAATTCAGGACTCCTTTGTATGATATGGAAAACTTGAAGGCACCGGTGCTGCTAATCCACGGCAGGAATGATCACAATGTGTCGGTTGAACACTCTTACAGGATTGAAAAGAGGCTTAAGGAGTTGGGCACACCTGTTGAAAGCTGGTATTTTGATGACTACACACACTACTTTCCGCCAGTAATGAACCGGAAAATTGTCGACGATTTAACGAATTGGATGAAATCACGCCAACAACAATGA
- a CDS encoding ABC transporter ATP-binding protein, protein MDFLTLRGIHHTYFTKTSAVTALNDISLDVQEGEFVSFLGPSGCGKTTLLSIIAGLIEPSDGQVKLEGKTVKDAANQTGYMLQQDYLFPWKTIEENIFLGLKISGTLEDSKKEEVISLLRQMGLENVEKLYPKQLSGGMRQRVALVRTLATEPKLLMLDEPFSALDYQTKLKLEDLVSTTFKTFGKTAILVTHDIGEAIAMSDRIFLFSPRPGRLHRTFDIPEELRNLRPFEARNHPLYNELFQTIWKELESIEPEAN, encoded by the coding sequence ATGGACTTTTTGACATTAAGAGGGATTCATCACACTTATTTTACAAAAACATCTGCTGTCACTGCACTGAATGATATTTCACTCGATGTCCAGGAAGGAGAGTTCGTATCCTTCCTGGGTCCGAGCGGCTGCGGCAAAACAACACTGCTTTCAATTATCGCAGGGTTGATTGAACCCTCGGATGGACAGGTAAAACTGGAAGGTAAAACTGTCAAGGATGCTGCGAATCAAACAGGATATATGCTGCAGCAGGATTATTTGTTTCCTTGGAAAACGATTGAGGAAAATATCTTTCTTGGCTTGAAGATTAGCGGGACTTTGGAGGATTCAAAAAAAGAAGAGGTTATATCGCTGCTAAGGCAAATGGGTTTGGAAAACGTAGAAAAACTGTATCCAAAACAGCTGTCAGGCGGGATGCGCCAGCGTGTGGCACTTGTTCGTACACTGGCAACAGAGCCTAAACTGCTTATGCTCGACGAACCTTTTTCCGCACTGGATTACCAAACGAAATTAAAGCTTGAGGACCTGGTTTCAACCACATTCAAGACATTCGGGAAAACAGCGATTCTCGTTACACACGATATCGGAGAAGCGATTGCAATGAGCGATAGGATCTTCCTGTTCTCACCAAGGCCAGGACGCTTGCATAGAACTTTTGATATTCCAGAAGAGCTAAGAAACTTGAGACCTTTTGAGGCTAGGAACCACCCATTGTATAATGAACTGTTCCAAACAATATGGAAGGAGTTGGAATCGATTGAACCAGAAGCAAACTGA
- a CDS encoding metal ABC transporter solute-binding protein, Zn/Mn family produces the protein MKKTAFTLCIFMIIAAFLSGCAQQRADQEKNEDLLQVYTTVYPLQFFAQQIGGEYVNVETIYPPGADEHTFEPSQKDMMALADSDLFFYVGLGLEGFVDKANKTLKNEDVKMVPVGESLHLDEAGEHQDEAHNEDGTAEEGHDEQGHDDDEHADENDNADEEHADEDGHAHGDFDPHVWLDPIYANDLAVAIKEQLAAQMPEHKDTFEQNYTELSAQLKDLDKEFATVIGTSKRKEIIVSHSAFSYWEERYGIQQISISGQSTTNEPSQRELQELISHAKEEKIKYVLNEQNFDSKLAKMVQEEIGAKTLTLHNLSVLTDEDIKNNETYFTLMEKNIATLGKALNE, from the coding sequence ATGAAAAAAACTGCTTTTACTTTATGTATATTTATGATCATCGCCGCGTTTCTAAGCGGCTGTGCACAGCAACGAGCTGATCAAGAGAAGAACGAGGATTTGCTGCAAGTTTATACCACGGTTTATCCCCTCCAGTTTTTCGCGCAGCAAATTGGCGGTGAATATGTGAACGTTGAAACCATATATCCACCAGGAGCGGATGAGCATACATTCGAGCCTTCCCAAAAAGATATGATGGCACTGGCAGACTCAGACTTATTTTTCTATGTTGGTCTGGGCCTTGAAGGATTTGTTGATAAAGCCAACAAAACATTGAAAAACGAAGATGTGAAAATGGTGCCGGTTGGAGAATCCTTGCATCTGGATGAGGCAGGCGAACATCAAGATGAAGCGCACAACGAGGATGGCACTGCAGAAGAAGGTCATGACGAGCAAGGTCATGACGATGATGAGCATGCCGATGAAAATGACAATGCTGATGAAGAGCACGCAGATGAGGATGGCCATGCCCACGGGGATTTCGACCCGCATGTATGGCTTGACCCAATTTACGCAAACGATCTAGCTGTGGCAATCAAAGAACAATTAGCAGCTCAGATGCCGGAGCATAAAGACACTTTTGAACAAAATTATACCGAGCTGTCTGCTCAATTGAAGGACCTTGATAAGGAATTTGCTACAGTCATTGGCACATCTAAGCGAAAAGAAATCATTGTATCGCACTCCGCTTTCAGTTATTGGGAGGAACGCTATGGAATCCAGCAAATCAGTATTTCTGGCCAATCCACTACGAATGAGCCATCGCAAAGAGAACTTCAAGAATTGATTTCACATGCTAAAGAAGAAAAGATTAAGTATGTTTTAAACGAACAAAACTTTGATTCCAAGCTGGCAAAAATGGTTCAGGAAGAAATCGGGGCAAAAACACTGACACTCCACAATCTTTCTGTATTGACAGACGAAGATATTAAAAATAATGAAACCTATTTCACGTTGATGGAGAAGAATATCGCTACCCTCGGAAAAGCATTGAATGAATAA
- the ytzI gene encoding YtzI protein, whose amino-acid sequence MYTVLIISVIIVIIVLILSVVTTSKAYQFKHTVDPIDNNDSHEAAAEAKAHDENK is encoded by the coding sequence ATGTATACCGTTTTGATTATCTCAGTCATTATCGTTATCATTGTTTTAATATTAAGCGTAGTCACTACTTCTAAGGCATATCAGTTTAAGCATACGGTCGACCCGATTGACAACAACGACAGCCATGAAGCTGCTGCTGAAGCAAAAGCTCATGATGAAAACAAATAA
- the ytkD gene encoding RNA deprotection pyrophosphohydrolase: MEKFKDRNGGDVILCFQENAFEKSARHVLVICKYQGKWLLTNHSVRGLEFPGGKMETGETLEDAARREVMEETGAILSRLVSIGEYQVSDEEGSFVKRIFYGEAEKIVQQEDYMETGGPVLVGGDMLLERMKDEYSFIMKDDVMKHSLEFLR, from the coding sequence ATGGAGAAGTTTAAAGATAGGAACGGCGGAGATGTAATTTTATGCTTTCAGGAAAACGCCTTTGAAAAAAGTGCGCGCCATGTGCTGGTCATTTGTAAATATCAGGGGAAATGGCTTTTGACCAATCATAGTGTCAGAGGTCTTGAGTTTCCAGGCGGCAAAATGGAAACAGGCGAAACTCTGGAGGACGCAGCCCGACGTGAGGTTATGGAGGAGACGGGCGCAATCCTAAGCAGGCTTGTCAGTATTGGTGAGTATCAGGTGAGTGATGAAGAAGGTTCGTTTGTTAAAAGAATCTTTTATGGAGAAGCAGAAAAGATTGTGCAGCAGGAAGACTACATGGAAACCGGCGGCCCAGTACTGGTGGGTGGAGATATGCTGTTGGAAAGAATGAAAGACGAGTACAGTTTTATCATGAAAGACGATGTAATGAAGCATAGCCTTGAATTTTTAAGGTGA
- a CDS encoding Dps family protein — MTKREDEIKMAQTDLIQAVNKQVANWTVLYTKLHNYHWYVKGRHFFTLHTKFEELYNEAATIIDEFAERILALEGKPVATLKEYLELSSVKEATGSENEEEMVQQLHDDFATIVDELHSAIELAEKAEDTATADMMTEVKMSLRKHMWMFKAYLG; from the coding sequence ATGACTAAAAGGGAGGATGAAATAAAAATGGCACAAACAGATTTAATCCAAGCAGTGAACAAGCAGGTTGCGAACTGGACGGTACTTTACACGAAGCTTCATAACTATCACTGGTATGTGAAAGGCCGTCATTTCTTCACGCTCCATACGAAATTTGAAGAGCTTTATAACGAAGCGGCGACAATTATCGATGAATTCGCTGAAAGAATTCTCGCATTGGAAGGAAAACCAGTTGCCACTCTTAAGGAATATCTTGAACTGTCTTCAGTGAAAGAAGCAACAGGGTCTGAAAATGAAGAAGAAATGGTCCAGCAATTGCACGATGACTTTGCTACCATTGTGGACGAGCTCCATAGCGCAATTGAACTTGCAGAAAAAGCAGAAGATACAGCTACAGCCGATATGATGACAGAGGTAAAAATGAGTCTGCGCAAACATATGTGGATGTTCAAGGCTTATCTTGGATAA
- a CDS encoding DUF2584 domain-containing protein has translation MGMPLELNTMIVTKGREKRLEDNYFSLTKEGYRLYPVDIPLEVKKTIEGDLTGTGVITKVEWTEKTTTLTYQLVSLNSTN, from the coding sequence ATGGGGATGCCATTAGAGTTAAATACAATGATTGTCACAAAGGGCCGGGAAAAGCGTCTCGAAGACAATTACTTCTCTTTGACCAAGGAAGGATACAGGCTCTATCCTGTTGATATTCCACTAGAAGTCAAAAAAACAATCGAAGGTGACCTAACAGGAACAGGTGTCATCACGAAAGTAGAGTGGACAGAAAAAACAACAACGCTTACGTATCAATTAGTTTCATTAAATTCAACCAATTAA
- a CDS encoding IS3 family transposase, with translation MSKKVASFSDGSGRLSRKAQAALSFELKETYRLKDVLTIVNIPESSYHYHIKRMKKENPDLELEETIQSIFDENNGNYGYRRIQLELRNREYNVNHKKVQRIMKKLGLKGDKFIRKTRKYSSYKGKVGTISKYQINRRFHTTVCHQKLTTDITEFKCLDGVKLYLNPIMDMYNGEILSYGISMRPTLELAIKPLNEALEITKNSKYRTTVHSDQGWHYQHRKWVNTLKKNKVFQSMSRKGNCIDNSPIENFFGLLKQEMYHGQERCSFEDLKKRIEEYIHYYNNKRIKQKLAGMSPVQYRIHTSQFAA, from the coding sequence ATATCTAAAAAAGTTGCGAGCTTTTCAGATGGATCCGGACGGCTATCTCGAAAAGCACAAGCAGCGTTATCATTCGAACTCAAAGAAACGTACAGATTAAAAGATGTTTTAACAATCGTCAATATTCCAGAGTCCTCCTATCATTATCATATTAAAAGAATGAAAAAGGAGAATCCTGACCTGGAGCTTGAAGAAACTATTCAATCAATTTTTGATGAAAATAACGGCAACTATGGCTATCGTCGTATTCAATTGGAATTGAGAAACCGAGAATATAATGTGAATCATAAGAAGGTTCAACGTATCATGAAGAAACTCGGACTCAAAGGAGACAAATTCATACGAAAAACTCGCAAGTACAGTTCTTACAAAGGGAAAGTAGGTACAATTTCCAAGTACCAAATCAATCGTCGTTTTCATACTACGGTATGCCACCAAAAATTAACAACAGATATTACAGAATTCAAGTGTTTAGATGGTGTAAAACTGTATCTAAATCCAATAATGGACATGTATAACGGTGAAATTCTTTCTTATGGGATAAGTATGCGCCCAACCTTGGAGCTCGCAATTAAACCCCTCAATGAGGCCCTTGAAATCACAAAGAATTCAAAGTACAGAACAACTGTACATAGTGATCAAGGATGGCATTATCAACATAGAAAATGGGTGAACACATTAAAGAAAAACAAAGTGTTTCAAAGTATGTCAAGAAAAGGAAACTGTATTGATAATTCACCTATAGAGAACTTCTTTGGTCTATTGAAGCAGGAGATGTATCATGGCCAAGAAAGATGCTCGTTTGAAGATTTAAAGAAGAGGATTGAAGAATATATCCATTATTATAATAACAAGCGTATTAAGCAAAAATTGGCTGGCATGAGCCCCGTTCAATACCGGATTCACACCAGCCAATTCGCTGCGTAA
- a CDS encoding DUF6154 family protein, whose translation MKLIDELYELYRNKLTGDEEDIDMLAFAFLEEMSREDLLKIIQDLDKQELYDLMGLYLIESLKGKFAQDDFGARSVNSYPSRNVH comes from the coding sequence ATGAAACTGATTGATGAGCTATACGAACTATACCGCAATAAATTGACCGGTGATGAAGAGGATATCGATATGCTCGCTTTTGCCTTCCTTGAAGAAATGAGCCGAGAAGACTTGTTGAAGATCATCCAGGACCTTGATAAGCAGGAGCTTTATGATTTGATGGGGCTTTATTTGATCGAGAGCTTGAAAGGAAAGTTTGCCCAGGACGATTTCGGCGCTCGCTCTGTTAATTCATATCCTTCCAGGAATGTGCACTAA
- a CDS encoding hydrolase, whose product MPEGKKTYYINISEGHISRESTASPWNFKIEANDEEITALREIFDQSHSTGWQNFMRAHVPYVQYHYDRENDALDRQLIQTYEMIHKLGDEEARNHIESMGILPEK is encoded by the coding sequence ATGCCAGAAGGCAAAAAAACATATTACATCAACATCAGTGAAGGCCATATTTCACGCGAATCAACTGCATCTCCATGGAATTTTAAAATTGAGGCAAATGACGAGGAAATCACCGCATTGAGAGAAATATTTGACCAGAGCCACTCCACAGGCTGGCAAAATTTCATGAGAGCGCATGTTCCGTATGTCCAGTATCACTATGACCGTGAAAATGACGCCCTCGACAGACAGCTGATCCAAACATATGAAATGATTCATAAACTTGGTGACGAAGAAGCCAGGAACCACATTGAAAGCATGGGAATCCTTCCTGAAAAATAG
- a CDS encoding DUF3231 family protein: MNRMEHNPQLTSSEVAAMWGAYMQNSMAHCIVQHFAKVNEDTTMTEIINDALSNCKFVVDQVKTLFEKDKHALPIGFTQEDVNLKAGRVYSDLFALRYIKYMASAGTVASAAFLEVLARNDVRELFSKTSEKFMKLYNDSCDLLLKKGTFVRSPTIPPMEKAEYLQDESFLSSLIGRHRPLTAVELAHISKNTETNSIGRTFLAGFSQTAQSPEVRKYMERGSEIAAKHETVFREILIKDGVPLPSTWDSAISQSIDPPFSDKLMMFQTNSLDAISVGGYGTAIGASLRKDLGGHYTRLVTEILQYANDGIKIMINNRWMEQPPQNVDREALRNRSD; the protein is encoded by the coding sequence ATGAATAGAATGGAACATAACCCTCAATTGACTTCATCAGAGGTTGCTGCCATGTGGGGAGCGTATATGCAAAATTCAATGGCTCACTGCATCGTACAGCATTTTGCAAAGGTAAATGAAGATACCACAATGACGGAAATCATAAATGATGCGTTATCAAATTGTAAATTCGTAGTGGATCAAGTCAAAACCCTTTTTGAAAAAGATAAACATGCACTGCCAATTGGTTTTACCCAGGAGGATGTGAATTTAAAGGCAGGCCGAGTGTATTCTGACCTTTTTGCATTAAGGTATATTAAATACATGGCTTCGGCAGGAACGGTGGCATCAGCAGCATTTCTCGAAGTTTTGGCAAGGAACGATGTAAGAGAGTTATTTTCGAAGACATCAGAGAAATTTATGAAACTGTATAATGATTCTTGTGACTTGCTTTTAAAAAAAGGCACATTCGTGCGCTCGCCAACAATTCCTCCAATGGAGAAAGCAGAATATCTTCAGGATGAATCCTTTTTATCCAGTTTAATCGGTAGACATCGGCCACTAACTGCTGTAGAACTGGCTCATATTTCTAAAAATACAGAGACGAATTCCATTGGCAGAACCTTTTTGGCTGGTTTTTCTCAAACAGCCCAATCACCAGAGGTAAGAAAATATATGGAAAGAGGTTCAGAAATAGCCGCTAAGCATGAAACTGTTTTTAGAGAAATATTAATAAAGGATGGAGTCCCGCTTCCAAGTACCTGGGATTCTGCGATATCTCAATCCATTGATCCGCCTTTTTCAGATAAGTTGATGATGTTTCAAACAAACAGTCTGGATGCGATCAGCGTTGGTGGCTACGGAACAGCAATTGGAGCAAGCTTAAGAAAGGATTTAGGCGGGCATTACACAAGACTTGTTACTGAAATCCTTCAGTATGCAAATGACGGGATTAAAATAATGATTAATAACAGATGGATGGAACAGCCTCCACAAAATGTTGACAGGGAAGCATTAAGAAACAGAAGTGATTAG
- the yidD gene encoding membrane protein insertion efficiency factor YidD has protein sequence MLKKAFIGIIRFYQVVISPLKPPTCRFYPTCSHYGLEAITRFGPIKGGWLTIVRILKCQPFHPGGMDPVPEEWPSKKKIKAHNH, from the coding sequence ATGCTAAAAAAAGCATTCATCGGCATCATACGTTTTTATCAAGTTGTCATATCGCCATTGAAGCCGCCTACGTGCCGATTTTATCCGACATGCTCCCATTACGGACTTGAAGCAATTACAAGGTTTGGACCTATCAAAGGCGGATGGCTGACGATTGTACGAATCCTTAAATGCCAGCCCTTCCATCCAGGCGGCATGGACCCGGTACCTGAAGAGTGGCCATCAAAGAAAAAGATTAAAGCTCATAACCATTGA
- a CDS encoding beta-class carbonic anhydrase produces MRMLDEILDFNEKFVSEKKYEEFTTTKFPNKKMVILTCMDTRLVELLPRALNIRNGDVKVVKNAGALIMHPFGSIMRSLLVAVYQLQAEEVAIIGHYDCGMSGMKPDIVIEGMKKRGVTDDMLNTLNYSGIDVKEWLHGFDNVKDSVAHSVEIVKNHPLMPKDVPVHGLVIDPSTGRLDQVIDGYEK; encoded by the coding sequence ATGAGAATGCTTGATGAAATTCTTGATTTCAATGAAAAGTTCGTATCAGAAAAGAAATATGAAGAATTCACCACTACTAAATTTCCGAATAAAAAAATGGTTATTTTGACTTGTATGGATACAAGGCTTGTTGAACTTTTACCGAGGGCTTTGAATATTCGCAATGGAGATGTGAAAGTTGTCAAGAATGCAGGTGCCCTGATCATGCACCCGTTCGGGAGTATCATGAGAAGTTTGCTTGTTGCAGTTTATCAGCTGCAAGCAGAAGAAGTGGCAATCATTGGCCATTATGATTGTGGCATGAGCGGGATGAAGCCCGATATCGTGATAGAAGGAATGAAAAAGCGCGGGGTTACCGATGACATGCTGAATACATTGAATTACTCCGGAATAGACGTAAAGGAATGGCTTCATGGTTTTGATAACGTCAAGGACAGCGTTGCCCACAGTGTCGAAATCGTTAAAAACCATCCCTTGATGCCTAAGGATGTTCCGGTTCATGGATTGGTGATCGATCCTTCAACGGGAAGGCTTGACCAAGTGATCGATGGCTATGAAAAATAA
- a CDS encoding ABC transporter substrate-binding protein, which produces MKKWFKAGFALFLIAVLIIPLAACGQDKVQTVKVAEVTRSIFYAPQYVALEKGFFEDEGLEIELTTTWGGDKTMTAVLSNAADVALVGSETSIYVYAQGSNDPVINFAQLTQTDGTFLVSREKIDDFSWDQLKGSTYLGQRTGGMPQMVGEFVLKKHGIDPKADLEMIQNIDYANIPNAFASGTGDFVQLFEPQASLFEKEGKGHIVASFGTESGHVPYTTFMSKQSYMKKNPETIEKFTRAIYKAQQWVESHSSKETAEVIQEYFKDTDLTLIETVVDRYKSQGSYATDPILDESEWKNLQDIMDEAGELPKEVSHGTLVNTEVAKEVMK; this is translated from the coding sequence ATGAAAAAATGGTTCAAAGCTGGTTTTGCTTTATTTTTGATTGCTGTACTTATTATACCTCTTGCAGCCTGCGGTCAAGACAAGGTACAGACTGTCAAAGTTGCTGAGGTGACACGTTCAATCTTCTATGCTCCACAATATGTTGCCCTTGAAAAGGGATTTTTTGAAGATGAAGGTTTAGAAATTGAGCTGACAACTACTTGGGGCGGTGACAAGACGATGACCGCCGTGCTGTCGAATGCAGCGGATGTTGCGCTCGTTGGTTCGGAAACTTCCATCTATGTGTATGCTCAGGGTTCAAACGATCCTGTCATTAACTTTGCCCAGCTCACGCAAACCGATGGCACATTCCTTGTTTCCAGGGAAAAAATAGATGATTTCTCTTGGGACCAGTTAAAAGGGTCCACCTATCTCGGTCAGCGTACAGGCGGAATGCCGCAAATGGTCGGTGAATTCGTGCTAAAGAAACACGGTATCGATCCAAAGGCAGACTTAGAAATGATCCAAAATATTGATTACGCGAACATTCCAAATGCCTTTGCTTCCGGTACAGGAGACTTTGTCCAGCTATTCGAACCGCAAGCTAGCTTATTCGAAAAAGAAGGTAAAGGCCATATTGTCGCTTCGTTCGGAACCGAGTCTGGTCATGTACCATATACCACATTTATGTCGAAACAAAGCTATATGAAAAAAAATCCAGAAACAATTGAAAAGTTCACTCGTGCTATCTATAAGGCGCAGCAATGGGTAGAGTCCCACAGTTCAAAAGAAACCGCGGAAGTAATCCAGGAGTATTTTAAAGATACAGATTTAACGCTTATCGAGACAGTAGTTGACCGCTATAAGAGCCAAGGTTCCTATGCGACAGACCCGATTTTGGATGAGAGTGAATGGAAGAACCTGCAGGATATCATGGATGAAGCAGGGGAACTTCCTAAGGAAGTCAGCCATGGCACATTAGTCAATACTGAGGTCGCCAAAGAAGTCATGAAATAA
- a CDS encoding ABC transporter permease yields MNCSKQYGRSWNRLNQKQTELLHQEYLKKLSRERKTVRIYQLLIFIAFFALWEISSQQKWIDPLLFSSPSKIWNMLIEKTMDGSLAVNLGVTLAETVLGFILGTLAGTILAAILWWSPLLSKILDPYLVILNSMPKVALGPILIVALGTNMTSIIAMGAIISVIITTIVVYTAFKEVDPNYLKVLQTFGATRTQCFREAILPASFPTIISTLKVNVGLSWVGVIVGEFLVSARGLGYMIIYGFQVFNFTLVYLSLLVIALFATVMYQLVELLEKKLIKSDQ; encoded by the coding sequence ATGAACTGTTCCAAACAATATGGAAGGAGTTGGAATCGATTGAACCAGAAGCAAACTGAACTCCTCCATCAAGAGTATCTTAAAAAATTAAGCAGAGAGCGAAAAACGGTCCGTATCTATCAATTGCTGATTTTCATTGCCTTTTTTGCTCTGTGGGAAATCTCAAGCCAGCAGAAATGGATCGACCCTCTCCTATTCAGTTCGCCGTCAAAAATATGGAATATGTTAATTGAGAAGACAATGGATGGGTCACTGGCAGTTAACCTTGGAGTCACATTGGCTGAAACCGTACTTGGGTTTATTCTCGGTACACTCGCAGGTACGATACTCGCAGCAATATTGTGGTGGTCCCCGTTGCTTTCCAAGATTTTGGATCCATATCTCGTAATTTTGAATTCAATGCCAAAGGTTGCTCTTGGCCCAATTTTGATTGTTGCGCTCGGAACCAACATGACCTCCATCATAGCGATGGGAGCGATCATCTCCGTGATCATCACGACAATTGTTGTTTATACCGCTTTTAAAGAGGTTGACCCAAACTATCTGAAGGTGCTTCAGACATTTGGAGCTACAAGGACGCAATGCTTCAGGGAGGCAATCTTGCCAGCTTCCTTCCCGACCATCATTTCGACCTTGAAAGTGAATGTCGGGTTGTCCTGGGTTGGAGTCATTGTCGGAGAATTCCTCGTTTCCGCCCGAGGCCTTGGATATATGATCATCTACGGTTTCCAGGTTTTCAATTTCACGCTCGTCTATTTATCGCTTCTTGTCATCGCATTGTTTGCCACGGTGATGTATCAGTTGGTCGAACTGCTCGAAAAGAAACTGATCAAAAGCGACCAGTAA